From one Gemmobacter sp. genomic stretch:
- a CDS encoding FAD-dependent monooxygenase, translating into MLIGQEITVLGAGIAGLAVARALALRGARVTVLEQAEAVREVGAGLQITPNGAAVMQALGLAGALSEAGFASHGVELRDGPDGALVARLDLARLRPGQSWQFVHRADLVALLLDGAREAGVELRLLQRAERVELTDSGPALITAQGAELRPGLLIGADGLHSVVRSALNGVARPQFTRQVAWRAVIPAGDDAAPVAEIHMGPGRHLVSYPLRGGTLRNIVAVEERTAWVEEGWSLKDDAMELRLAFDRFGPRVRGWLDQVDDCWLWGLFRHPVAKRWGWTCPAAPARGVAMLGDAAHPTLPFLAQGANMALEDAWVLAQSLAMHDDLPAALAAYQAARATRTARIVAAANANARNYHLRSPLREVAHLGLRTLSTLAPGQLLKRYDWIHGVDVAAG; encoded by the coding sequence ATGCTGATCGGGCAAGAGATCACGGTGCTGGGCGCGGGCATTGCCGGGCTGGCGGTGGCGCGGGCGCTGGCCCTGCGCGGGGCGCGCGTGACCGTTCTGGAACAGGCCGAGGCGGTGCGCGAGGTGGGGGCAGGCTTGCAGATCACGCCCAATGGCGCGGCCGTGATGCAGGCGCTGGGGCTGGCCGGGGCGCTGTCGGAAGCCGGCTTTGCCTCGCACGGGGTGGAACTGCGCGATGGTCCCGACGGGGCGCTGGTGGCACGGCTGGATCTGGCGCGGCTGCGGCCCGGGCAATCGTGGCAATTCGTGCATCGCGCCGATCTGGTCGCCCTGCTGCTGGACGGCGCGCGCGAGGCGGGGGTGGAACTGCGCCTGCTGCAACGCGCCGAACGGGTGGAACTGACCGACAGCGGCCCCGCCCTGATCACCGCGCAGGGGGCCGAGCTGCGGCCGGGCTTGCTGATTGGCGCCGATGGCCTGCATTCGGTGGTCAGGTCTGCGCTGAACGGCGTGGCCAGGCCGCAGTTCACCCGGCAGGTTGCCTGGCGGGCGGTGATTCCGGCCGGCGACGATGCGGCCCCGGTGGCCGAGATCCATATGGGGCCCGGCCGCCATCTGGTCAGCTATCCGTTGCGGGGCGGCACGCTGCGCAACATCGTCGCGGTCGAGGAGCGCACGGCCTGGGTCGAGGAAGGCTGGTCGCTGAAGGATGACGCCATGGAACTGCGGCTGGCGTTTGATCGGTTCGGGCCGCGGGTGCGGGGCTGGCTGGATCAGGTGGACGATTGCTGGCTGTGGGGCCTGTTCCGCCATCCGGTGGCGAAACGCTGGGGCTGGACCTGTCCGGCGGCGCCGGCGCGCGGGGTGGCCATGCTGGGCGATGCTGCGCATCCGACCCTGCCGTTTCTGGCCCAGGGCGCCAACATGGCGCTGGAGGATGCCTGGGTGCTGGCACAATCGCTGGCCATGCACGACGACCTGCCCGCCGCGCTGGCCGCCTATCAGGCGGCCCGTGCCACCCGCACCGCCCGCATCGTGGCCGCCGCCAATGCCAATGCCCGCAACTATCACCTGCGCAGCCCCCTGCGCGAGGTAGCGCATCTGGGCCTGCGCACCCTGTCCACCCTGGCGCCGGGGCAGTTGCTGAAACGCTACGACTGGATCCACGGGGTGGATGTGGCGGCCGGCTAG
- a CDS encoding DUF2867 domain-containing protein: MASLLPGTDSHILADPPRLDFLDRQTLRLIRPMTALEAWNAVMARPLPLMALAFRLRDAVSARFGVRPIGGFSGARRQAVKVGERLDFFLVEHAAPQVLVLTERDRHLDVMTCITTSGGELAITSSVITHNRYGRIYMWPVAPAHRLIVRHMLRRMAQG, encoded by the coding sequence ATGGCCAGTCTGCTGCCCGGAACCGACAGCCATATCCTGGCCGATCCGCCCCGGCTGGATTTCCTGGACCGCCAGACGCTGCGCCTGATCCGCCCGATGACGGCGCTGGAGGCGTGGAACGCCGTCATGGCGCGGCCCTTGCCGTTGATGGCGCTGGCCTTTCGCCTCCGCGATGCGGTGTCGGCGCGGTTCGGGGTGCGCCCGATCGGCGGGTTCAGCGGGGCGCGGCGGCAGGCGGTCAAGGTGGGTGAGCGGCTGGATTTCTTTCTGGTCGAACATGCCGCGCCTCAGGTGCTGGTGCTGACCGAACGCGACCGGCATCTGGACGTGATGACCTGCATCACCACCAGCGGGGGCGAACTGGCGATCACCTCATCTGTGATCACGCACAACCGCTATGGCCGGATCTACATGTGGCCCGTGGCGCCGGCGCACCGGCTGATCGTGCGCCACATGCTGCGGCGGATGGCGCAGGGCTAG
- a CDS encoding flagellar motor switch protein FliG: MPQALARIAPLRSAAPADLPLTNREKAAIIVRLLLAEGAPLPLAALPEHMQAALTEQMATMRLVDRATMDAVVAEFVGQLESVGLSFPGGLEGALSMLDGHISPSAASRLRRLAGASGKVDPWERIIPLPPDRLLPVLEDEAVEVGAVLLSKLPVSKAADLLGKLPGDKARRVAHAVSLTGNIDPDTVRRIGLSLATQLDSQPPKAFEAGPEERVGAILNVSSAAVRDALLDGLGAEDAAFADKVRKAIFTFGHIPARVAGRDIAKVVRMVDQPTLVTALVGAIGPLAPVAEFILSNMSQRMAQSLREEMATKGKVREKDAESAHTAVVDAVRNLESQGEIRLLLEDEE, encoded by the coding sequence ATGCCACAGGCCCTGGCCCGCATTGCGCCCCTGCGCAGTGCAGCCCCCGCCGATCTGCCGCTGACCAATCGCGAAAAGGCCGCCATCATCGTGCGGCTGCTGCTGGCCGAAGGGGCGCCGCTGCCGCTGGCGGCGCTGCCCGAACACATGCAGGCCGCGCTGACCGAACAGATGGCCACCATGCGGCTGGTGGACCGTGCCACGATGGATGCGGTGGTGGCCGAATTTGTCGGCCAGCTGGAATCGGTCGGCCTGTCGTTTCCCGGCGGGCTGGAAGGGGCGCTGTCCATGCTGGATGGCCATATCAGCCCCTCGGCCGCCAGCCGGCTGCGGCGGCTGGCCGGCGCCTCGGGCAAGGTGGACCCGTGGGAACGCATCATCCCCCTGCCCCCCGACCGCCTGCTGCCCGTGCTGGAGGATGAGGCGGTCGAGGTGGGGGCGGTGCTGCTTTCCAAGCTTCCGGTATCCAAGGCAGCGGATTTGCTGGGAAAACTGCCGGGGGACAAGGCGCGGCGCGTGGCGCATGCTGTCTCGCTGACCGGCAATATCGACCCCGATACGGTGCGCCGCATCGGCCTGTCGCTGGCCACGCAACTGGATTCCCAGCCGCCCAAGGCGTTCGAGGCCGGGCCCGAGGAACGGGTGGGCGCGATCCTGAACGTCAGTTCGGCCGCGGTGCGCGATGCGCTGCTGGACGGGCTGGGGGCCGAGGATGCGGCCTTTGCCGACAAGGTGCGCAAGGCGATCTTCACCTTTGGCCATATCCCCGCGCGGGTGGCCGGGCGCGATATTGCCAAGGTGGTGCGGATGGTCGATCAGCCCACGCTGGTCACCGCGCTGGTCGGGGCCATCGGGCCGCTGGCGCCGGTGGCCGAATTCATCCTGTCGAACATGAGCCAGCGCATGGCGCAATCCCTGCGCGAGGAGATGGCCACCAAGGGCAAGGTACGGGAAAAAGATGCCGAATCGGCCCATACCGCCGTGGTGGATGCCGTGCGCAACCTGGAATCGCAGGGCGAGATTCGCCTGTTGCTGGAGGACGAGGAATGA
- a CDS encoding iron ABC transporter permease encodes MADPIPTPRRLFRPDPWSVASVLIAGLVLVPVAAVVWLAFNPAENIWPHMLSTTLPRYLVNTGVLMAGVGVLTAAVGTGAAWLVTMYRFPGVRMLEIALLLPLAVPAYIGAYALVDLFEFAGPVQTALRGWMGWATPRDYWFPAVRSRGAAVLVLASAYYPYVYLLARAAFREQSGNAYEVARALGTGPWGMFLRLGLPLARPAIAAGVALACMETVNDFGAVSYFGVQTLTTGIFSVWLTAGNAGGAAQLSLVSLAVILALMGVERAGRRNLRFHRAARQSRPIVARPLAGWRGWLAAGLCALPFAAGFVLPVAVIGHHALTKPDHWLTPGLARALGHTLVTGGLASVLCVGAALVVVYGVRLSQRRLPQLMLPLTGIGYAAPGAVLAVGLLIPMAALDHRMADALEWLTGHDPGLILTGSASLIVLAYVVRFFAIAQGAADAAMDRIAPSLPLAARSLGRSSGGVLRAVHLPLMRGSVGVALLVVFVDCVKELPATLLLRPFNYDTLATRVHERASVEALAEAAPAALLVIGVSLVAVAFLARSAHNGGTHG; translated from the coding sequence ATGGCCGACCCGATCCCCACCCCCCGCCGCCTGTTCCGGCCCGACCCCTGGTCGGTCGCCTCGGTGCTGATCGCGGGGCTGGTGCTGGTGCCGGTGGCGGCGGTGGTCTGGCTGGCCTTCAACCCGGCCGAGAACATCTGGCCGCACATGCTGTCCACCACCCTGCCCCGGTATCTGGTCAATACCGGCGTGCTGATGGCGGGGGTGGGCGTGCTGACGGCGGCTGTGGGCACCGGGGCGGCCTGGCTGGTGACGATGTATCGCTTTCCCGGCGTGCGGATGCTGGAAATCGCGCTGCTGCTGCCGCTGGCGGTGCCGGCCTATATCGGCGCCTATGCGCTGGTCGACCTGTTCGAATTCGCCGGCCCCGTCCAGACCGCGCTGCGCGGCTGGATGGGCTGGGCCACCCCGCGCGACTACTGGTTTCCTGCCGTGCGCTCGCGCGGGGCGGCGGTGCTTGTGCTGGCCTCGGCCTATTATCCGTATGTCTACCTGCTGGCCCGCGCGGCGTTCCGCGAACAATCCGGCAATGCCTACGAGGTGGCGCGCGCCCTGGGCACCGGGCCATGGGGCATGTTCCTGCGGCTGGGTCTGCCGCTGGCGCGCCCCGCGATCGCCGCCGGCGTGGCGCTGGCCTGCATGGAGACGGTGAACGATTTCGGCGCCGTGAGCTATTTCGGGGTCCAGACGCTGACGACGGGGATCTTTTCCGTCTGGCTGACGGCGGGAAATGCCGGAGGGGCGGCGCAACTGTCGCTGGTCAGCCTAGCGGTGATCCTGGCGCTGATGGGGGTGGAACGGGCGGGCCGGCGCAACCTGCGGTTCCACCGCGCGGCGCGGCAATCGCGGCCCATCGTGGCGCGGCCGCTGGCAGGCTGGCGCGGCTGGCTGGCTGCGGGGCTGTGCGCCCTGCCCTTTGCGGCCGGGTTCGTGCTGCCGGTGGCGGTGATCGGCCATCATGCGCTGACCAAACCCGACCACTGGCTGACCCCCGGCCTTGCGCGCGCGCTGGGGCATACGCTGGTCACCGGGGGGCTGGCGTCGGTGCTGTGCGTGGGGGCGGCGCTGGTGGTGGTGTACGGCGTGCGCCTGTCGCAGCGGCGGTTGCCGCAACTGATGCTGCCGCTGACCGGCATCGGCTATGCCGCGCCCGGCGCCGTGCTGGCGGTGGGGCTGCTGATTCCGATGGCGGCGCTGGATCACCGGATGGCCGATGCGCTGGAATGGCTGACCGGCCACGACCCCGGCCTGATCCTGACCGGATCGGCCAGCCTGATCGTGCTGGCCTATGTCGTGCGGTTCTTTGCCATTGCCCAGGGCGCCGCCGATGCCGCGATGGACCGCATCGCCCCGTCGCTGCCGCTGGCCGCCCGGTCGCTGGGGCGCAGCAGCGGCGGTGTGCTGCGGGCCGTCCACCTGCCGCTGATGCGCGGATCGGTGGGCGTGGCGCTGCTGGTGGTGTTCGTCGATTGCGTCAAGGAACTGCCGGCAACCCTGCTGCTGCGCCCGTTCAACTACGATACGCTGGCCACCCGCGTCCACGAACGCGCCAGCGTCGAGGCCCTGGCCGAGGCCGCCCCCGCCGCCCTGCTGGTGATCGGCGTCAGCCTGGTCGCCGTGGCCTTCCTGGCCCGCAGCGCCCACAACGGCGGCACCCACGGCTGA
- a CDS encoding ABC-F family ATP-binding cassette domain-containing protein produces MLRIENITYSVEGRPLFEGASATIPAGHKVGLVGRNGAGKTTLFRLIRGELALEGGEISLPSRSRIGGVAQEVPSSSTSLLETVLQADTERAGLLAESQTATDPGRIAEIQTRLADIDAWSAEGRASSILRGLGFDAEAQLRPCSDFSGGWRMRVALAGVLFAQPDLLLLDEPTNYLDLEGALWLESYLQKYPHTVIIISHDRGLLNRAVQGILHLDAKKLTYWQGGYDQFARQRAERIAVQAAEARKQDARRAHLQSFVDRFRAKASKAVQAQSRLKMLEKMTPITPPEEARKQVFTFPEPEELSPPIIGMEGVSVGYDGRAILKGLSLRIDQDDRIALLGRNGEGKSTLSKLLAGKLPAMAGQITRSSKLRIGYFAQHQVDELHLDETPLQHIQRLRPEEHQSKLRARLAGFGLLADQADTVVARLSGGQKARLSLVLATLDAPHLLILDEPTNHLDIESREALVEALTAYSGAVVLVSHDMHLLGLVADRLWLVKGGKVAPYGKDLEAYRAELLERDAPPPKAEKKEARVKPSRDAVLALRAEVRKCEDRVTKLEEMRGKVAEKLADPGLYDDARIHELEGWNRKFAEIEEAMARAETLWLDAQERLEAAEG; encoded by the coding sequence ATGCTGCGTATCGAGAACATCACCTATTCCGTCGAAGGCCGCCCCCTGTTCGAGGGCGCCAGTGCCACCATTCCTGCCGGCCACAAGGTGGGCCTTGTCGGCCGCAACGGCGCCGGCAAGACCACGCTGTTCCGGCTGATCCGGGGCGAACTTGCGCTGGAAGGCGGCGAGATCTCGCTGCCCAGCCGGTCGCGCATCGGCGGGGTGGCGCAGGAAGTGCCGTCCTCGTCCACCTCGCTGCTGGAAACGGTGTTGCAGGCCGATACCGAACGGGCCGGGCTGCTGGCAGAATCGCAAACCGCGACCGACCCTGGCCGCATTGCCGAAATCCAGACGCGGCTGGCCGACATCGACGCCTGGTCGGCCGAGGGGCGGGCCAGTTCCATCCTGCGCGGCCTTGGCTTTGACGCCGAGGCGCAGTTGCGCCCCTGTTCGGATTTTTCCGGCGGCTGGCGGATGCGGGTGGCGCTGGCCGGCGTGCTGTTCGCCCAGCCCGACCTGCTGCTGCTGGACGAACCGACGAACTATCTGGATCTGGAAGGGGCGCTGTGGCTGGAAAGCTATCTGCAAAAATATCCCCATACGGTCATCATCATCAGCCACGACCGCGGCCTGCTGAACCGTGCGGTGCAGGGCATCCTGCATCTGGACGCGAAAAAGCTGACCTACTGGCAAGGCGGCTATGACCAGTTCGCCCGCCAGCGCGCCGAACGCATCGCCGTTCAGGCCGCCGAGGCGCGCAAGCAGGATGCCCGCCGCGCCCATCTGCAAAGCTTCGTCGACCGCTTCCGCGCCAAGGCATCCAAGGCGGTGCAGGCGCAAAGCCGGCTGAAGATGCTGGAAAAGATGACCCCGATCACCCCGCCCGAGGAGGCGCGCAAACAGGTCTTCACCTTTCCCGAACCCGAGGAACTTTCGCCCCCGATCATCGGGATGGAGGGGGTTTCGGTCGGCTATGATGGCCGGGCGATCCTGAAGGGGCTGTCGCTGCGGATTGATCAGGACGACCGCATCGCCCTGCTGGGCCGCAATGGCGAGGGGAAATCGACGCTGTCGAAGCTCTTGGCCGGCAAGCTGCCGGCGATGGCCGGGCAGATCACCCGGTCGTCCAAGCTGCGCATCGGCTATTTCGCCCAGCATCAGGTGGACGAACTGCATCTGGACGAAACGCCCTTGCAGCATATCCAGCGGCTGCGACCCGAAGAACACCAGTCCAAGCTGCGGGCGCGGCTGGCCGGTTTCGGCCTGCTGGCCGATCAGGCCGATACCGTGGTGGCGCGGCTGTCGGGCGGGCAGAAGGCGCGGCTGTCGCTGGTGCTGGCCACGCTGGATGCGCCTCATCTGCTGATCCTGGATGAACCGACCAACCACCTGGACATCGAATCCCGCGAAGCCCTGGTCGAGGCGCTGACCGCCTATTCCGGTGCGGTGGTGCTGGTCAGCCATGACATGCACCTGCTGGGGCTGGTGGCGGACCGGCTGTGGCTGGTCAAGGGCGGCAAGGTTGCGCCCTATGGCAAGGATCTGGAAGCCTACCGCGCCGAACTGCTGGAACGGGACGCGCCGCCGCCGAAAGCCGAAAAGAAGGAAGCCCGCGTCAAGCCGTCGCGCGATGCCGTCCTGGCCCTGCGCGCCGAGGTGCGCAAATGCGAGGACCGCGTGACCAAGCTGGAGGAGATGCGCGGCAAGGTGGCGGAAAAGCTGGCCGATCCGGGGCTGTACGACGATGCCCGCATCCACGAGCTGGAAGGCTGGAACCGCAAGTTCGCCGAAATCGAGGAAGCGATGGCCCGGGCCGAGACGCTGTGGCTGGATGCGCAAGAGCGGCTGGAGGCGGCCGAAGGCTGA
- the purB gene encoding adenylosuccinate lyase, which yields MIPRYSRPEMVAIWSPETKFRIWYEIEAHACDAQADLGVIPRANAEAVWRARDVEFDVARIDEIEAVTKHDVIAFLTHLAEHVGADEARFVHQGMTSSDVLDTTLNIQLVRASDILLAGVDRVLAALKARAFEHKDSVRIGRSHGIHAEPTTMGLTFARFYAEMARGRKRLEAAREEIRTGAISGAVGTFANIDPRVEEYVCDKLGLIPETISTQVIPRDRHAMFFAVLGVIASSIENIAIEIRHMQRTEVLEAEEYFSPGQKGSSAMPHKRNPVLTENLTGLARLVRMSVIPALENVALWHERDISHSSVERAIGPDTTVTLDFALNRLAGVVEKLVVYPDNMLKNMNKFKGLVMSQRVLLALTQAGVSREDSYRLVQRNAMKVWEKGADFKTELLADPEVTAALTPAEIEEKFDLGYHTKHVDTIFARVFGA from the coding sequence ATGATCCCCCGCTATTCCCGCCCCGAGATGGTCGCCATCTGGTCGCCCGAGACCAAGTTCAGGATCTGGTACGAGATCGAGGCCCATGCCTGCGATGCCCAGGCCGATCTGGGCGTGATCCCGCGCGCCAATGCCGAAGCCGTCTGGCGCGCCAGGGACGTGGAATTCGACGTGGCCCGCATCGACGAGATCGAGGCGGTGACCAAGCATGACGTGATCGCCTTTCTGACCCATCTGGCCGAACATGTCGGCGCCGACGAGGCGCGGTTCGTCCATCAGGGCATGACCAGTTCCGACGTGCTGGACACCACGCTGAACATCCAGCTGGTGCGCGCCTCGGACATCCTGCTGGCCGGGGTGGACCGCGTGCTGGCCGCGCTGAAGGCGCGGGCGTTCGAACACAAGGACAGCGTGCGCATCGGCCGCAGCCACGGCATTCATGCCGAACCGACGACCATGGGCCTGACCTTTGCCCGCTTCTATGCCGAAATGGCGCGCGGCCGCAAACGGCTGGAAGCCGCGCGCGAGGAAATCCGCACCGGGGCGATTTCCGGCGCCGTGGGCACCTTCGCCAACATCGATCCGCGGGTCGAGGAATATGTCTGCGACAAGCTGGGCCTGATCCCCGAGACGATTTCCACCCAGGTGATCCCGCGCGACCGCCACGCGATGTTCTTTGCCGTGCTGGGCGTGATCGCCAGCAGCATCGAGAATATCGCCATCGAGATCCGCCACATGCAGCGCACCGAGGTGCTGGAGGCCGAGGAATATTTCAGCCCCGGCCAGAAGGGCTCGTCCGCGATGCCGCACAAGCGCAATCCGGTGCTGACCGAGAACCTGACGGGCCTGGCCCGGCTGGTGCGCATGTCGGTCATTCCGGCGCTGGAGAATGTGGCGCTGTGGCACGAACGCGATATCTCGCATTCCTCGGTGGAGCGCGCGATCGGACCCGATACCACCGTCACGCTGGATTTCGCGCTGAACCGACTGGCCGGCGTGGTGGAAAAGCTGGTGGTCTACCCGGACAACATGTTGAAGAACATGAACAAGTTCAAAGGCTTGGTCATGTCGCAGCGCGTGCTGCTGGCGCTGACGCAAGCCGGTGTCAGCCGCGAAGACAGCTATCGTCTGGTGCAGCGCAACGCCATGAAGGTCTGGGAAAAGGGCGCCGATTTCAAGACCGAGCTCTTGGCCGACCCCGAGGTGACCGCCGCCCTGACCCCGGCCGAGATCGAGGAAAAGTTCGACCTTGGCTATCATACCAAGCATGTCGACACGATCTTTGCCCGGGTTTTCGGCGCCTAG
- a CDS encoding MarC family protein codes for MIDLTFLLAAFTTLLVIIDPIALVPLFISLTQGMTPAQRRRTGLRACLVAAGILTLFGAVGEQLLTLIGITLPAFRIAGGLLLFLTALDMLFERRTRRREDKAHEAEAGHVDDPSVVPLAIPLLAGPGAIASMILLVGQAGGGWQGFLVVEAVMLAVVLIAFLNFLIADRLGRALGRTGTMLVTRLLGMLLAALAIQFIIDGVKGSGLAG; via the coding sequence GTGATCGACCTGACCTTTCTGCTGGCGGCCTTTACCACGCTTCTGGTCATCATCGACCCGATCGCGCTGGTGCCCCTGTTCATCAGCCTGACCCAGGGCATGACGCCGGCGCAGCGGCGGCGGACGGGGCTGCGCGCCTGCCTGGTGGCAGCGGGTATCCTGACGCTGTTCGGCGCGGTCGGGGAACAGCTGCTGACGCTGATCGGCATCACCCTGCCGGCCTTTCGCATCGCTGGCGGGCTGCTGTTGTTCCTGACCGCGCTGGACATGCTGTTCGAACGCCGCACCCGCCGGCGCGAGGACAAGGCGCACGAGGCCGAGGCCGGCCATGTGGACGATCCGTCGGTCGTGCCGCTGGCCATTCCGCTGCTGGCGGGCCCCGGGGCCATCGCCTCGATGATCCTGCTGGTCGGGCAGGCGGGCGGCGGCTGGCAGGGGTTTCTGGTGGTCGAGGCGGTGATGCTGGCGGTGGTGCTGATCGCCTTTCTGAACTTCCTGATCGCGGATCGTCTGGGCCGGGCGCTGGGGCGCACGGGGACCATGCTGGTCACGCGGTTGCTGGGGATGCTGCTGGCGGCGCTGGCGATCCAGTTCATCATCGACGGGGTCAAGGGCAGCGGGCTGGCCGGCTAG
- the ndk gene encoding nucleoside-diphosphate kinase, translating to MAIERTLSIIKPDATRRNLTGKINAKFEEAGLRIVAQKRIHLSLAQAQKFYEVHAERPFFGELTEFMASEPVVVQVLEGEGAILKNRDVMGATNPANAADGTIRKEFALSVGENSVHGSDAPETAAVEIAYFFSGLELVG from the coding sequence ATGGCCATCGAACGCACCTTGTCGATCATCAAACCCGATGCGACCCGCCGCAACCTGACCGGCAAGATCAATGCCAAGTTCGAGGAAGCCGGCCTGCGCATCGTCGCGCAAAAGCGCATCCACCTGAGCCTCGCGCAGGCGCAGAAGTTCTACGAAGTGCATGCCGAGCGTCCGTTCTTTGGCGAACTGACCGAATTCATGGCCTCCGAGCCGGTCGTGGTGCAGGTGCTGGAAGGCGAAGGCGCCATCCTGAAGAACCGCGACGTGATGGGCGCCACCAACCCGGCGAATGCCGCCGACGGCACCATCCGCAAGGAATTCGCCCTGTCGGTCGGCGAAAACTCGGTCCACGGCTCGGACGCGCCGGAAACCGCCGCGGTGGAAATCGCCTATTTCTTCTCGGGTCTCGAACTGGTCGGCTGA
- a CDS encoding DUF2834 domain-containing protein, with amino-acid sequence MTVRHFYLGMAIAGTLVPWLFFGSFFAQQGPDIPLFLKSLFANGPAGGFSADVLISLIVFWVWSWRDAARHGVARWWLVLPASFLVGLSLALPLYLYLREGD; translated from the coding sequence ATGACCGTCCGGCATTTCTATCTGGGCATGGCAATCGCCGGCACGCTGGTGCCCTGGTTGTTCTTTGGCTCCTTCTTCGCGCAGCAGGGGCCCGACATTCCGCTGTTTCTGAAATCGCTGTTCGCAAACGGGCCAGCCGGTGGCTTTTCGGCCGATGTGCTGATCTCGCTCATCGTTTTCTGGGTCTGGTCCTGGCGCGATGCGGCTCGGCACGGCGTGGCCCGCTGGTGGCTGGTGCTGCCTGCCAGTTTCCTTGTCGGGCTGTCGCTGGCGCTGCCGCTGTATCTGTATCTGCGCGAAGGGGACTGA
- the dksA gene encoding RNA polymerase-binding protein DksA produces the protein MKAETFLPEDYRPAEDEPFMNDRQLEYFRRKLLIWKAELLDQSAETLDNLGESARNVPDLADRASEETDRALELRTRDRQRKLIAKIDSALRRIENAEYGYCEMTGEPISLKRLDARPIATMTLEAQERHERRERVHRDD, from the coding sequence ATGAAAGCGGAAACCTTCCTTCCCGAAGATTATCGCCCTGCCGAGGACGAGCCCTTCATGAACGACCGGCAGCTGGAATATTTCCGCCGCAAGCTGCTGATCTGGAAGGCCGAGCTGCTGGACCAGAGCGCCGAGACGCTGGACAATCTGGGCGAAAGCGCGCGCAACGTCCCCGATCTGGCCGACCGCGCCAGCGAGGAAACCGACCGCGCGCTGGAACTGCGCACCCGCGACCGCCAGCGCAAGCTGATCGCCAAGATCGACTCGGCCCTGCGCCGGATCGAGAATGCCGAATACGGCTACTGCGAAATGACCGGAGAGCCGATCAGCCTGAAACGGCTGGACGCCCGCCCGATCGCCACCATGACACTGGAAGCGCAGGAACGCCACGAACGGCGCGAGCGTGTGCATCGCGACGACTAA